A stretch of DNA from Solea solea chromosome 11, fSolSol10.1, whole genome shotgun sequence:
ctgacagtcactgaactgaaacacggctgaacgggttgtgattgtTGCCCTCGTGACTCtgccagtgatgacactctctgccaatcagtggccaccAAACTGTCGATGCCgcattttagtattggctcagctcgcttggaacctcgccagagcaggcactaaaaaagtaccagttaccatcactaatggaaaagcaataaaaaacaaGTAGAAACAAGCCATGCCAGGTCTGCTGGAAccgtgtagtggaaaagtgccataataCATAGCCGTATGAAACAGAGAAGGCAACTAAACTGGAACTCCTGCAAACTACAAATATtgttacaatgacatttttaaagtaGACATTGTGTTACTCATTGCACTCCAACAAATCCACAAATCAAGTTTATAAAGCAACTTTTGATTTCGAAAATCAAGACACACTTGTCTTGTCACTAGAAGTGTGAATACAAATTCATACAATAATTGACATGTGATTAATGTCGATTCATTATTGAGCTTCTGCGATTAACCTTCATTAAGTAAATATGCACCGTTGGATCGCCCTACATATTATATGGAATGAACAGCATAGTGTTAAATTATGCAGCAGTTTTCCTTTCCTACAGGGTTGATGATAGGTAAGCATCCTGTCCCTCCGAAGCATTTAAATCTAAAAGGACATATCACTGCTGCCAATGTGCACACTTTTTCTTCTATCAGTAACCATATTCATTCTTAATTTTTAATTtctggtttatttaaaaaaacaaaaaacaacaacactataaacaaactgaaatgtttgaGATGAGCATAAAGGATGGATTAAAATATACCTATTAATTATAACCATAACAAACCCACATCAAACAGGATTTTAACACTTCACTTCctccaaaaataataattttcaccaCCTGTGGGTCATCACtgattcagtgacacaaaatgtgacattcaaTACTTACAGCAGGGCAGTTATGCACATCCAGCTCAAACTGTGGCCGGCTGTCCGTCACATTGAGCAGTCCGCAACAGTTCAGCTGGCTCTCTAGGTCTGTCTTGGTCTTATTCTCCAACATTCCCCAAGTAGAGTTAAGAAGAGCctcctaaaaacaaacacagcagatgaTGATAAATAACCATGAATTGAAATCACAATTATCTACGAAGACACATTTTGATTGATGTTTATGAACATAGTCGCAGTGTATAGGAGCGTCTGCTCacctgctgcccacggttcatCGCCAAGCAAGAACAGGAAACTCCAAATTGGAAGAGGAAGACGATGAAAAGAACCACCATGTACTGGGAGCAAGAAGTCAAAGACAATACTATGACAGTACTTTAACACATTcccaaacattttcaaatcccCCTTGTTGTTTCAAACTTCACCGAAAAAGGATACAAAGAACAGCATCACTTGGTGGTGGTGTATCGCTCCAATGAGGCCTACAATGGCAATGAGCAACAGGAAGAAGCCCACTGCAATGACTCCTCCAATAATGTGGATGCTCGACACCAAGCCAAATCCTTTCCCCCATGCTGCTACTCCAATTAGCAGCAGCCCAACCAGCTGTGGAGAACAGAGGGAAACAAGTTAACTAGTGTCATACGATGGCGTGATTCCatcatcatggtacagttcggtttgtTACGGTTTGGAATgataaagccctcggtcaggcttgcattccgactgagaacagtaactTTACAACAACACACCTGAGGACCTcgagcagcttgttttttttcagtttgtggctgtttgtctcaacaagatgtcaaGCTTTATATGAGAATAGTACGAGAATAaaagggagtgacgctttttCTGTCACtccatcagctgactgttgtgggtctagCTCTACCTGTACTGTACGTTCCATTCCTCCCAAGGGAACGGTACTGAGAAATGGAATGGTTGAGGCCGGTAACTTTGGTACTGTTcttaatggaaatgcaaaaaatactTACCGTACCgtaaccctaacctgaaccgTTAACACTTGTTGGAAACATTTGAAGGAAAGCAGGCAAAGGAGATTATCTCATGGTTAACACCATCGTCAGTTACAGTTCTGTGCAAAAGCTTCAGGGCACCaccagtttattatttttatgtctgtcagatTCGGATTGGAGTGACTGAAGGTTGGTCTTGTACATTAGCAAGATGTCAATGATGCGTATGTAATGCTAaggcatgtcttgaataaatctGGTACAAAaggacctttttcacagcagatatttaaaGACAAGAATaagtaggacaaacacaagttttaccataaacattaacaaaagttccacttcaggtttattttaaaactgcatgtGTTTCCCGTATTTTCTAAATGTGTTCCAGTAAATGTGACTGAGAAATAATTCTAATCAACAAATCTAAACGGTggcctgagacttttgcacgaAACTGTATCTCAACACTTTTTCAGGTCTTTGGGagctcaaataaaaaaatacatatatactgtatataaagacaggTGAAGCGAAGTAGTTGAGCGGTAAGAAATAGGTGGCCCTGAAGTTTTCGATTAAACAGCAAAGCGATCCTGTTCTTTGGTCCATAATATGCAAGAAAATGTTGATGTGTATTTCCCAAATCTCAAACAATCATGTTTTCAAAAGTAAttccattttaattttttatttgttatgtagagcaaagacaccagaaaatattcacaattagaaaggtgaaaaatcagagagcttgtttcaactatttaaaaaaacaaacaaaaaaaaaaaacagccataatgtgaaataaaattcAAAACACTTTGTTGCTGTAGTCCTCTATTAAGAGTCTGTGGTTCTACGTtgaattgattattttttttattccaaactCTGTCTAAAAGCCAAATATACGTAGTGTACAATTAATAAGCCTATACAATAAGTCAGAAGCTTTCATATTTTTGCTGAGGAAAATAGAcctataaaagaaaaaagaaaaatggatcCACAATTTTAGCAGAAGGAGGAATTGCTCATTCTTGAGTCATCTTTCTCTGCTGATTATCCCACTTTTTCACAGTGACTCAATTATAGTGACTCAGCTGTCAGCAGCATGATCGGTGACATAAGCACATGTTCCAGTTCTTGCTCTGAGTGGATGTCATGTGTTTCTTTCAGCATAACGTTAAATGAAACAGCAAGTTCTCCAGCACAGCATGTGACGTCAGCTAAACTATgtgcacactgcacacatgGTTAACTTGCAACGCATTGATGTTGGACATTGCTACTTGATGTGGCACTGCTCAAACTAATGAGGGAAACTTGTCAAAGAAAGCTATGTCAAGAGATGCCCAATtcatgttcaatacatagacttgttgttgttctctatgttgtgaataaataaagaaatcttgcacttttcacagacattttgttttcttcagttatacagatattatttaatgtattgttatatgattgtcttgcaatatattgattacaACAGGACCATATCGTGACATTATAGATATCGTGGACCAtatatcgtgaggtaccctgtgattcccaccccccGTACTTAGACAATACCCTAACCTTATGCTAACCATAACCATCTCAATTAAATGCCTAACCACAAGATTAATACTAATTCttaatactaatactaacactaacactaagtcttaaccctcaatgAGCTTTGTGAAGTTATGAGGACTTGCTAAAATGTTaacatgtcctcacaacaaGATAATAAAATGTGCACACTCAGGAGTGCATAGCTATTCTTGTTAAGACAATGACTGACTTCTATTTAGTTTTTCTATGGACAGAATACCAAAACCCGTTCCCTGCCCTTAAGTATAACCAATCAATATCTTATCATAGCATAACAACAACTCTTAATCTTATTAAATAAGTTTAACTAGAAGCTCATACATGACGGTATGCATCGTTAGAACTTGGTTCGGTCCCTATGACGACCCCTTATCCCGAGAAAGTCAGTGGAGGTCTCGAAGAGGTCACATACACCTAGAAAATACAAAACTCTTGTCGTGACAGACCCGGTTCACTGGTAAGAGACGGCAGGGTTGCGATAAACCGTTCAGACGCGAGCCGGCCTCCCGGCTAACGGAAACATATCACAATGGCGAAAGCTAACAGGCTAATGGGCTAAAGGTACTACTTCTCTACATTACAGTCTACTCAGCTAATGGTAGTAAACGTCAACTCTTTTACTGATAGTAATCATCAGAGCAGAGTACATACCAACGGTCACCAGCGGAGAGAACACAGAGGCATGTGAAGCAAAGGTGAGATCATCAGTCATTATCTTGCTAACACTGCGCTTGTTAGCCTGGGCTAAAGAGGCTAAAGCTCAAACATGGGCATCATGGCCCGTTTTGTTCACTCACCATGTAAACCACATTCAGGGAACAGAGAGCATTTTTGGAACAGGTGAAACCGCCACAGACCATATTCGACAACTCCTCTGTCGTTCGCTTCAGGCTAGTGATGAAGAGTTTACtctggtttaaaaataaaacgcaAAAGATGAGAGCTGTCCGCTTCTCGGCAGCGACTACGGTGTTGTTGCACAGCAAAGAGGGCGTATCAGATGACGTCAGGACGTCAACAACGTCACCGTGCTAAGGCTAGAATGATTTGGACCAATCGCATAGCAGGACCAGTGTGGTGGTGAGGCGTTTTAACGTTTATCGCCAAATTTGACTCTGTTTGACTCTCTGTCACCATTACATATATCTGTGtcgtcattttgactagtcgTATTTTCATTGTGACTAGTACAAATCGTAGTTGTAGATATCTGTAAACTCATTCTTACTAGTCTAAACTACAGTTACAGACATCTGCAGTCCAGCGTTTACGAGTTAGAATGACGTCACTtatgccattcatgtgtatggggtttATCATTATAGCTATCtccagtttcagatatctaTATTGTCATTATGACGAGTCACAATTCAGGTTTGAAATATCTACAACGTTATTCAGATTATTTGAAACTTTGAAAATTAAAGATATCTAAAAAGGACTATGTATATATCTTCAATTGAggatcattaaaaaatattcaacTTGAATTATGACTAATATCCTGTCTACAGGTTAATgccttggttctcaaactgtgtgaTACACGAGCTTCCTCTGGAAATACTGTTCTagtgtatataccagggtatatGATCCGAGTGGAACTGAGGAATTTTTTaccagagtgtgtagaaaatgaaattattattattattattattatttgtgcagCAAGTTTCTTTGCTTTCTTCCTTGTCTGATTCAAAGCCATGAATACTGAAAATGGTAGAACATAATATCATTTAACATAGATACAGGGCTTCCACAGGAATTTGGTGCATTTGAATTCAGTAAATATGATCACAGTGCACCTTTGAGTGCAGTTTTGACACACGTAACTCTGTCTGTGTGGCTCATATCAGTGAACATGTCAGCAAGAACACGACTTGTGTCAGTGCAAAGGTCAGACTGTGTCAGACAACATGACACTAAAACATGTCAGCTTGCCATAATAGTTTCATGGAATGTGTGATTGTGAATATGAACTGTGTGAGGCAGCCTCAGACGTCTTTTCAGTGCTGTGTTCACCTCGGCCCGTCAGAGCTGCCGTATAGTGAAGCATATGGTTTGAAATAAGGAAGTGAATTTGGTTGTGTTCAAACCTGCAGAGGAAACTGAGAAATACATCATTGTGAGCTGACTTTTGTGgttgagagcgagagagagagcgagagagcgagagagagagcgtgagacagagagagacatttgtTTGCTTCTGTGTCTTCAGTCAAGTTTGTGTTCATCCTGTGGAACAAGTAGCCAGGGGTTCAAATGGGCTGAAGCAGGTACTTTGCTTCAGTTTAAAACAGAGCCACGTGCCAGGATGAACAGCAACAGTAAATCGGTGAACTCCACTGCAATAAAAGCGGAGATCAAAAGGTATGAATCTCTGCACAGTGCCATCAACAGACTGTCCAAGCAGTTTGAAAGGATCACTGATCAGCAGCTGCGCTCAGGCCTTAAAGTTTACCTCCACAGTATTCAAGGTAAGCTTGTCTTGAGATCaacttttgtttggtttgtttgttttgttaagaGGAAAAAGCAGCATGTTAGATACAAGTGATTGCATGCTCTGACTTTAACATGCTTCTTGATAAGAAACTTTCACAGGTGAATTTAGTCACTGTTTTTCATCAGTATTGGAAGTGTTCTGTGAAAGGATGATGACAGTGTAGATGATCGGTATCTTCCTCTGTGCTTCCTGTGTCAGTTGATGTGCCTTTTCACCGAAGAGTTTCTCAGTCAGGGTTCATTTTCATTCTCATTACTCTCTGAGAGGGGAAAACACTGACCTCCTGGTGTTTGCAATGTAGTGTAGTGACTTTAATTATTAGTCAGCTGTAGGACATGGGCAACCAGTGACAACATCCATGCCATGAGCCATCGTCATGGCAGCAGAATGGAACCTGCTGGGTGGCCTACTTCCTGTCTACCAATCTGCAACTGCCCTCAAAGCCACTTCCTTTCAGACAAACAGGGTGTCTCTTGATCAGTTTTACATCATTTCCTCTCATCACTACTTCCCACCA
This window harbors:
- the tspan31 gene encoding tetraspanin-31 — translated: MVCGGFTCSKNALCSLNVVYMLVGLLLIGVAAWGKGFGLVSSIHIIGGVIAVGFFLLLIAIVGLIGAIHHHQVMLFFYMVVLFIVFLFQFGVSCSCLAMNRGQQEALLNSTWGMLENKTKTDLESQLNCCGLLNVTDSRPQFELDVHNCPASCKKTTVCNSCGDRMLNHASEALKILGGVGLFFSFTEILGVWLAVRYRNQKDPRANPSAFL